One Paraburkholderia dioscoreae DNA segment encodes these proteins:
- a CDS encoding TonB-dependent siderophore receptor yields MSTGVRGSTALNNALLFCLLSGTSAVYAQTSLDDAATKAADPSTLPTVTVRGNRDDSRVGSADGYVPVTAVTATKTDTPLIETPQSVSVVTRDQMTAQGAASVAEALRYTAGVLPELRGNSTAGAPYLFSRGFYLEQFLDGWRLPSDASYGYAIPNFDTYGLERIDVLKGPSSVLYGQANPGGIANLVSKMPTTTPIHEVFVTTGSHNRAEFGFDLGGALTQDGKLSYRLTGVGLDTDTQVSDVKQKRVYLAPAITWKPDENTTLTVLAKYQRDPDVGYYNFVPAIGSIMDTPNGRISTHTNLGDPTFDHHSKTQYSIGYQFEHRFDPVWTFRQKLNYTYVTDDFANVFPLGFAPDSSTNVNRYAFFNDENAKFFTVDNQVQAKISTGPLAHTALFGFDFQRVLYRENVGLGLAPQLNVFAPVYLPVTTPNNTSDDFIRQKQFGLYAQDQIAYGKWRFLIGAREDWSSADDNNPVQNYNQAQSARAFTWRTGVVYLFDNGIAPYASFAKSFDPQAGVLYGGGTAKPTTAQQYEVGVKYQPPGYNSFITASAFDLTERNVLTSDPLHPGFSTQAGEVRARGFEIEGHASLSDNLDLVASYTFLNDVTTESADSTQTIAGDTTPLQGKVPFGMPKNMVSAWIDYTLHSGDLRGLGFGAGVRYIGSSYDQSNSLRVPSSTQFDAAVHYDTGQHWLFSLNGKNLFNRQYVASCLSGTTCTYGDGVEVLATARYRW; encoded by the coding sequence ATGAGTACCGGGGTACGCGGATCGACCGCGCTGAACAATGCGTTGCTGTTCTGCCTGCTGAGTGGGACTTCAGCGGTGTATGCACAAACGTCACTCGACGACGCGGCCACTAAAGCCGCGGATCCGTCCACCTTGCCAACGGTCACGGTAAGGGGCAATCGCGACGATTCGCGCGTTGGCTCGGCCGACGGCTATGTGCCGGTCACTGCCGTGACGGCGACCAAGACCGACACGCCGTTGATCGAGACACCGCAGTCTGTGTCGGTGGTGACGCGCGATCAGATGACCGCGCAGGGAGCCGCCAGTGTGGCGGAGGCGTTGCGCTACACGGCCGGCGTGCTGCCCGAATTGCGCGGCAACTCCACGGCGGGCGCGCCTTATCTGTTCAGTCGCGGCTTTTACCTCGAGCAGTTTCTCGACGGCTGGCGCCTGCCGAGCGATGCGAGTTATGGCTACGCAATCCCGAATTTCGACACTTACGGGCTGGAGCGCATCGACGTCCTGAAAGGCCCGTCGTCGGTGCTGTATGGCCAGGCCAACCCCGGTGGCATCGCCAATCTGGTCAGCAAGATGCCGACCACGACGCCGATCCATGAAGTATTCGTCACCACCGGCAGCCACAACCGGGCCGAATTCGGTTTCGACCTGGGTGGCGCCCTCACGCAGGACGGCAAGCTGTCCTACCGATTGACCGGCGTCGGCCTCGATACCGACACCCAGGTCAGCGACGTCAAGCAGAAGCGTGTCTACCTTGCGCCGGCGATCACCTGGAAGCCGGACGAGAACACGACGCTGACGGTGCTCGCAAAGTACCAGCGCGATCCGGATGTCGGCTACTACAATTTCGTGCCCGCGATCGGCAGCATTATGGACACGCCCAACGGCCGGATCTCGACCCACACGAACCTGGGCGATCCGACTTTCGATCATCATTCGAAGACGCAATACTCCATCGGCTATCAATTCGAACACCGCTTCGACCCAGTCTGGACATTCCGCCAGAAGCTGAATTACACCTACGTGACCGACGACTTCGCGAACGTGTTCCCGCTCGGCTTCGCGCCTGACTCGTCCACCAACGTGAATCGCTACGCGTTCTTCAACGATGAAAACGCGAAATTCTTCACGGTAGACAACCAGGTCCAGGCAAAAATCTCCACGGGGCCGCTCGCGCACACCGCGTTGTTCGGCTTCGACTTCCAGCGCGTGCTGTATCGCGAGAACGTCGGTCTGGGACTGGCGCCGCAGCTCAATGTGTTCGCGCCGGTCTATCTGCCGGTGACCACGCCCAACAACACATCCGACGACTTCATCCGCCAGAAGCAATTCGGGCTGTATGCGCAGGACCAGATCGCCTACGGCAAATGGCGCTTCCTGATCGGCGCGCGTGAAGACTGGTCGTCAGCCGACGACAACAACCCGGTCCAGAACTACAACCAGGCGCAATCGGCGCGCGCGTTCACGTGGCGCACGGGCGTCGTCTATCTGTTCGACAACGGCATTGCCCCGTACGCGAGCTTTGCGAAATCGTTCGATCCCCAGGCCGGCGTACTCTACGGCGGCGGCACGGCGAAACCGACCACAGCGCAGCAGTACGAAGTCGGCGTGAAATACCAGCCGCCCGGCTATAACAGTTTCATCACGGCATCGGCGTTCGACCTGACCGAACGCAATGTCCTGACGTCCGATCCCCTCCACCCGGGCTTCAGCACCCAGGCAGGCGAAGTGCGCGCACGCGGCTTCGAGATCGAAGGACATGCCAGTCTGTCCGACAACCTCGACCTCGTCGCCTCGTACACATTTCTGAACGACGTGACGACCGAGTCCGCGGATTCGACGCAAACCATTGCCGGCGACACGACGCCGTTGCAAGGCAAAGTACCGTTTGGCATGCCGAAGAACATGGTGTCGGCCTGGATTGACTACACCTTGCATAGCGGCGATCTGCGCGGCCTCGGCTTTGGCGCCGGCGTGCGTTACATCGGCTCGAGCTACGACCAGTCGAACTCGCTGCGCGTACCGTCCAGCACACAGTTCGATGCAGCGGTTCACTACGACACCGGCCAGCACTGGCTGTTTTCGCTCAATGGGAAAAACCTGTTCAATCGCCAGTATGTCGCCTCCTGCCTGAGCGGCACGACGTGTACCTACGGCGACGGCGTCGAAGTCCTCGCCACCGCCCGCTACCGCTGGTAA
- a CDS encoding ATP-binding cassette domain-containing protein, with product MNDMTQQHLEQQPASLVNHDNTGPATPRVLYQLDGASFEVDGRVLLQPLTLSLNAERMIALIGHNGSGKSTLLKLLARQQAPTRGTVRLNGSGVAAWPARDFARQVAYLPQNPPAGTGMTVRELVALGRYPWHGALGRLRAADHAKIDEALHLTDTARFASQLADHLSGGERQRVWLAMLVAQGASCLLLDEPTSALDIAHQIEVLRLLRELTDSHALTVVIVLHDINLAARFCDELIALHSGRLLTSGTPDALMRADVLESIYGIQMDIVVHPHNGRRLGVAR from the coding sequence TTGAACGACATGACCCAGCAGCATCTCGAACAGCAGCCGGCGAGCCTGGTGAACCACGACAACACCGGGCCGGCAACGCCCCGCGTGTTGTACCAGCTCGACGGCGCGTCGTTCGAAGTCGACGGCCGGGTTCTGCTGCAACCGCTCACCCTCTCGTTGAACGCGGAGCGCATGATCGCGTTGATCGGCCACAACGGCTCCGGCAAGAGCACCTTGCTCAAGCTGCTCGCGCGTCAACAGGCGCCCACACGCGGCACCGTGCGCCTGAACGGCAGCGGCGTCGCCGCGTGGCCGGCCCGCGACTTCGCGCGGCAGGTGGCCTACCTGCCGCAGAACCCGCCCGCCGGCACCGGAATGACGGTGCGCGAACTGGTCGCGCTGGGCCGCTATCCGTGGCACGGCGCGCTCGGCCGCCTGCGCGCGGCGGATCACGCAAAAATCGACGAAGCGCTGCATCTCACCGACACGGCGCGCTTTGCGTCGCAACTGGCCGATCATCTGTCGGGTGGCGAACGACAACGCGTCTGGCTCGCGATGCTGGTCGCGCAAGGCGCTTCGTGCCTGTTGCTCGACGAACCCACATCCGCGCTCGACATCGCGCATCAGATCGAGGTGTTGCGGCTTCTGCGCGAACTGACCGACAGCCACGCATTGACGGTGGTCATCGTGTTGCACGACATCAATCTGGCCGCGCGCTTCTGCGACGAACTGATCGCGCTGCATAGCGGCCGCCTGTTGACAAGCGGCACGCCCGACGCGCTCATGCGCGCCGACGTGCTCGAGTCGATTTACGGCATTCAGATGGATATCGTTGTGCATCCGCATAACGGTAGACGGCTTGGCGTCGCGCGCTGA
- a CDS encoding ABC transporter substrate-binding protein — MRRRDFLRSAAFAPLLGTPLARARAAANLTTPAWAPRLIVLDWGLVETLLALGINPVGVAEIDAYNDSVVAPLVPAHVADVGLRLAPSLELLQQLAPDLILINSSQESQRAMLERIAPVRAFAVYTDAGAPYRHSQDVTLQLAELCGRTSAGHALIDATERVLAGSRAQIAAQCARLQASGPQRPLYLIRFFDGRHIGVYGARSLFQDVMDALDVANAWHGPTDYWGIGVAGLEKLAVSPTADVLYFDPLPSGVARTLSSNRLWHALPAVAAGRVATLPPFWGFGMLPSAARFAEVLTAALTRDPAAKTDAGTQTRL, encoded by the coding sequence ATGCGACGCCGCGATTTTCTCCGCTCCGCCGCCTTCGCGCCTCTGCTCGGCACGCCGTTAGCCCGCGCGCGAGCGGCCGCCAATCTCACCACGCCGGCGTGGGCGCCGCGTCTCATCGTGCTGGACTGGGGACTGGTCGAAACGCTGCTGGCGCTGGGCATCAATCCCGTGGGTGTCGCCGAGATCGATGCCTATAACGATAGCGTAGTCGCCCCGCTCGTGCCGGCACACGTAGCCGATGTCGGGTTGCGTCTCGCGCCGAGCCTCGAACTTTTACAGCAACTCGCGCCCGATCTCATTCTCATCAACTCGAGCCAGGAATCACAGCGTGCGATGCTCGAACGTATCGCGCCGGTGCGTGCATTCGCCGTCTATACCGACGCCGGCGCGCCCTATCGCCACTCGCAGGACGTCACGCTGCAACTGGCCGAACTGTGCGGCCGCACCAGTGCGGGCCACGCGCTGATCGACGCGACTGAGCGAGTGCTCGCCGGAAGCCGCGCGCAAATCGCCGCGCAATGCGCCCGGCTGCAAGCGTCCGGTCCGCAGCGGCCGCTCTATCTGATCCGCTTTTTCGATGGCCGGCATATCGGCGTGTACGGCGCGCGCAGCCTGTTCCAGGACGTGATGGACGCGCTCGATGTCGCCAATGCGTGGCATGGTCCGACCGACTATTGGGGCATCGGCGTGGCCGGGCTCGAGAAACTCGCCGTATCGCCCACGGCGGACGTGCTCTATTTCGATCCGCTGCCCAGCGGTGTCGCGCGCACGCTGAGCTCGAATCGCTTGTGGCACGCGCTGCCCGCGGTTGCCGCGGGACGTGTCGCCACGCTACCGCCGTTCTGGGGCTTCGGCATGCTGCCTTCGGCCGCGCGCTTTGCGGAGGTGCTGACTGCAGCGCTCACGCGCGACCCGGCAGCAAAAACCGATGCGGGAACGCAGACACGCCTATGA
- the fhuB gene encoding Fe(3+)-hydroxamate ABC transporter permease FhuB — MNIARTHVPHLAIRPWLPAVLTLLVLAAAVALSIDSLSAILPPSLWWQALWSPDTHDIQQIIVHDSWLPRLVVGWLSGAILGLAGTVFQQVLRNPLAEPMTLGVSAGAQLALTVATLWAPALLGGAGQWVALGGALITAVIVLGLSWRSGLAPVTVAVAGLVVTLYCGSIGVALQLFYAPYLQSLFIWGGGSLIQQDWSNVTTLASRLAIGSGIALLLLRPMTLFGLDDANARSLGLSLRRMRLVALALAVVLSAAVVSAVGVIGFVGLAAPALAQMAGARRLLQRLLIAPLCGALILWLTDQAVQQLSGAMGDLIPTGAATALFGAPLLLMLLARMHRATRLPAGSEDIARSHAVPFASLRRRFFGIALLMLVVSALALDFGHGPHGWHFSSLDELSRVAIWRVPRAAAAIAAGAMLAVAGTLMQRVTGNPLASPEVLGVSAGAALGLIALAIGANDAGHIERIAASAAGALTALLAILWFSQRSRFAPDRVLLAGIAIGALFQAVVAVAIASGGERAAMLLQWLAGSTYTITPIDATLALVLCVVLCALTPLCNHWLQILPLGEASARALGVSTRGARFALLCLIALLTAAATLVVGPLSFVGLTAPHFARLLGARRPLQQVLLAAPIGAVTIVTADWLGRALLMPRELPAGLVATLIGAPYLMWLLGRRR; from the coding sequence ATGAATATCGCCCGCACACACGTGCCGCATCTCGCGATACGTCCGTGGCTGCCCGCCGTGCTGACTTTGCTCGTGCTCGCCGCAGCCGTTGCGCTAAGCATCGACAGTCTCTCGGCGATTCTGCCGCCGTCGCTGTGGTGGCAGGCGCTGTGGTCGCCGGATACGCACGACATCCAGCAGATCATCGTCCACGATAGCTGGCTGCCGCGTCTCGTGGTCGGCTGGTTGTCCGGCGCCATTCTGGGACTCGCCGGCACGGTCTTCCAGCAGGTATTGCGCAATCCCCTCGCCGAGCCGATGACACTCGGCGTCTCGGCCGGCGCGCAACTCGCGTTGACGGTCGCCACGCTTTGGGCGCCCGCGCTGCTCGGCGGCGCCGGCCAGTGGGTCGCGCTCGGCGGAGCACTGATCACCGCAGTCATCGTGTTAGGCCTGTCCTGGCGCAGCGGGCTCGCACCGGTCACAGTCGCGGTCGCGGGGCTCGTCGTTACGTTGTATTGCGGATCGATCGGCGTCGCGCTCCAATTGTTTTACGCACCGTATTTGCAGAGTTTGTTCATCTGGGGCGGCGGCTCGCTCATCCAGCAGGACTGGAGCAACGTGACGACGCTCGCATCGCGTCTCGCCATCGGTAGCGGGATCGCGCTCCTGCTGTTGCGGCCCATGACGCTCTTCGGCCTCGACGACGCCAATGCCCGCAGTCTCGGCCTGTCGCTGCGCCGCATGCGGCTCGTCGCGCTGGCGCTGGCAGTCGTGCTGAGCGCGGCCGTAGTCAGTGCGGTCGGAGTCATCGGCTTTGTCGGATTGGCCGCGCCCGCGCTCGCACAGATGGCGGGCGCGCGCCGCCTGTTGCAGCGTCTGCTGATAGCGCCGTTGTGCGGTGCGCTGATTCTGTGGCTCACTGATCAAGCGGTGCAACAGTTGTCCGGCGCAATGGGCGATCTGATTCCGACCGGCGCGGCGACCGCGTTGTTCGGCGCACCGCTGCTGCTGATGCTACTCGCCCGGATGCATCGCGCCACGCGGTTGCCCGCCGGCAGCGAAGACATCGCCCGCAGTCATGCAGTGCCCTTTGCTTCGCTGCGGCGGCGTTTCTTTGGCATCGCGCTACTCATGCTCGTCGTCTCCGCGCTCGCGCTGGATTTCGGCCATGGTCCGCATGGCTGGCATTTCAGCAGTCTCGACGAGTTGTCGCGCGTGGCCATCTGGCGCGTCCCGCGCGCGGCCGCCGCGATTGCTGCCGGTGCCATGCTCGCGGTAGCCGGCACGCTGATGCAACGGGTGACCGGCAATCCGCTCGCCAGCCCCGAAGTGCTCGGCGTGAGCGCCGGCGCCGCGCTCGGTCTGATCGCGCTGGCGATCGGAGCGAATGACGCGGGACACATCGAGCGTATCGCGGCGAGCGCAGCAGGCGCCTTGACCGCCCTGCTCGCGATCCTCTGGTTTTCGCAACGCTCGCGCTTCGCGCCCGATCGCGTACTGCTGGCGGGCATTGCCATCGGCGCGTTGTTCCAGGCAGTGGTCGCGGTGGCGATCGCGAGCGGCGGCGAGCGAGCGGCGATGCTGCTGCAATGGCTCGCCGGCTCCACCTACACGATCACCCCAATCGACGCGACGCTCGCACTCGTCCTGTGCGTCGTCCTGTGCGCGTTGACACCACTGTGCAATCACTGGTTGCAGATCCTGCCGCTTGGCGAAGCATCGGCGCGCGCGCTCGGCGTATCGACGCGCGGCGCCCGCTTCGCGCTGCTCTGTCTGATCGCGCTGTTGACGGCAGCCGCCACGCTGGTGGTCGGGCCGCTGTCTTTTGTCGGCTTGACCGCGCCGCATTTCGCGCGTCTTCTCGGCGCGCGCCGGCCATTGCAGCAGGTGCTGCTGGCCGCGCCGATCGGCGCGGTGACGATCGTCACCGCCGACTGGCTCGGCCGTGCGCTGCTGATGCCGCGCGAGCTGCCGGCGGGCCTCGTCGCGACCTTGATCGGCGCACCTTATCTGATGTGGCTGCTCGGCCGGCGTCGCTAA
- a CDS encoding cyclic peptide export ABC transporter: MLAELLRLLKRLWPITVLATTMGAASGIATAALLAVTNRTLHDGAAALPTLLWSFAGLCVLVLAGEVISDIGNNLVGQRVIAMLRKNLCEKIMAAPIGQIEQFRSHRLITALNQDIDTISSFSFMFSSLAIATATIVGCLGYLFVLSPVLLVIALVAIALGSIVQTLARRVGIRRFGAAREAEDRLQKYYRSITEGAKELRLNGQRRSFVYEHELSGTIEAIFRLRVRAANVFVSANAFGSLLFFIVVGLMLTLQTWSPGADRTIITGFVLVLLYMKGPVQEIVGALPAIGRAQVAFQRIAELSARFSTREPSLVAGHETGSPGRLADVLDTIALAGARYRFAIPQDERDASAADRGTSGTDSVGGGFELGPVSLTIERGETLFIVGENGCGKTTLIKLLLGLYQPDAGQLLLNGEAVRDEHLDDYRQLFSAVFSDYYLFDTLIPGEATLTADAQKYLERFEIAHKVSVRDGAFTTTDLSTGQRKRLALVHAYLERRPVMVLDEWAADQDPTFRRIFYTEILPDLKRQGKTLIVISHDDRYFSAADRYIRLEEGHIVEEVRPLRVQAAAQIAANAS; the protein is encoded by the coding sequence ATGCTTGCGGAACTGCTCAGATTGCTTAAGCGACTCTGGCCGATTACCGTACTCGCCACGACAATGGGCGCCGCGAGCGGCATCGCCACCGCCGCCCTGCTGGCAGTAACGAATCGCACGCTGCATGACGGCGCCGCGGCCTTGCCGACCCTGCTGTGGAGCTTCGCCGGACTGTGCGTGCTGGTGCTCGCGGGCGAAGTCATCTCGGACATCGGCAACAATCTCGTCGGCCAGCGGGTCATCGCGATGCTGCGCAAGAATCTGTGCGAGAAAATCATGGCTGCCCCGATCGGTCAGATCGAACAGTTTCGCAGCCATCGGCTGATCACCGCACTGAATCAGGACATCGATACGATCAGCTCGTTTTCCTTCATGTTCTCGAGCCTCGCCATCGCCACCGCGACGATCGTCGGCTGTCTCGGTTATCTGTTTGTGTTGTCGCCCGTGTTGCTGGTCATCGCGCTCGTCGCCATCGCGCTCGGCTCGATCGTGCAAACGTTGGCACGGCGCGTGGGGATTCGCCGCTTCGGCGCGGCGCGCGAAGCCGAAGACCGTTTGCAGAAATACTATCGTTCGATCACAGAAGGCGCCAAGGAGCTGCGCCTGAACGGCCAGCGCCGCAGCTTCGTCTACGAACACGAACTGTCCGGCACCATCGAGGCGATCTTCCGGCTGCGCGTGCGCGCCGCCAATGTCTTCGTCAGCGCGAATGCATTCGGTTCGCTGTTGTTTTTTATCGTGGTCGGTCTGATGCTGACGTTGCAGACGTGGTCGCCGGGCGCGGATCGCACGATCATCACCGGCTTCGTGCTGGTCCTGCTGTATATGAAAGGGCCGGTCCAGGAGATTGTCGGCGCGCTGCCGGCGATCGGCCGCGCGCAAGTTGCGTTTCAGCGCATCGCCGAGCTCTCCGCACGGTTTTCGACCCGCGAGCCGTCGCTCGTCGCTGGCCACGAAACCGGCTCGCCCGGGCGGCTCGCCGACGTGCTCGATACGATCGCGCTCGCCGGTGCCCGCTATCGCTTCGCCATACCGCAGGACGAACGCGACGCCTCTGCCGCGGATAGAGGAACAAGCGGAACGGATAGCGTCGGCGGCGGCTTCGAACTCGGGCCGGTCAGCCTCACGATCGAACGCGGCGAGACGCTTTTTATCGTCGGTGAGAACGGTTGCGGCAAGACCACGCTGATCAAGCTTCTGCTCGGACTGTATCAGCCTGACGCAGGACAGTTGCTGCTCAACGGCGAAGCGGTGCGCGACGAACATCTCGACGACTATCGCCAGCTTTTCTCGGCGGTATTCTCGGACTATTACCTGTTCGACACGCTGATTCCCGGCGAAGCCACCCTCACCGCCGACGCACAGAAGTACCTGGAACGTTTCGAGATCGCGCACAAGGTCTCGGTGCGCGACGGCGCGTTCACGACTACCGATCTGTCGACCGGGCAGCGCAAGCGGCTCGCTCTCGTGCACGCCTACCTAGAACGCCGCCCGGTGATGGTGCTCGACGAGTGGGCCGCCGACCAGGATCCGACTTTCCGGCGCATCTTCTACACCGAAATCCTTCCTGACCTGAAACGCCAGGGCAAGACCCTGATCGTGATTTCGCACGACGACCGCTACTTCAGTGCGGCCGACCGCTACATCCGGCTCGAAGAAGGTCACATCGTCGAGGAGGTTCGGCCCTTACGCGTGCAGGCCGCTGCTCAGATTGCCGCGAATGCATCGTGA
- a CDS encoding DUF308 domain-containing protein gives MMDRHAATARTHNERWLKHYYFVRAAFSAVWVVLAFSVGQYSPGIAAALLVAYPVWDALANYVDMSRSGGPFENRTQALNTAVSLATAVAVIVALRLSMTGVLQVVGVWAVLSGLLQLGTAMRRWKNFGAQWAMILSGAQSSLAGVLFIVQAHKPTPAAIVKVASYAAVGAIYFLVSATWLSVSEMRRKVS, from the coding sequence ATGATGGATCGTCACGCAGCTACTGCGCGGACTCACAACGAGCGTTGGTTGAAGCACTATTACTTTGTCCGGGCAGCGTTTTCGGCTGTTTGGGTTGTGCTTGCCTTTTCTGTCGGGCAGTATTCCCCGGGCATTGCGGCAGCTTTGCTCGTCGCCTACCCTGTATGGGATGCGCTGGCCAACTATGTCGATATGTCACGTAGCGGTGGTCCCTTCGAAAATCGCACGCAAGCACTCAACACGGCGGTGAGCCTGGCAACGGCGGTCGCCGTCATCGTCGCGCTGCGGCTAAGCATGACCGGTGTGCTTCAGGTAGTCGGCGTTTGGGCTGTGTTATCCGGTTTGCTCCAACTCGGAACTGCAATGCGGCGCTGGAAGAATTTTGGCGCGCAATGGGCGATGATACTGAGCGGTGCACAGTCGTCGCTGGCTGGCGTGCTATTCATAGTGCAAGCGCACAAGCCTACGCCTGCCGCGATCGTCAAGGTGGCCAGTTATGCCGCGGTGGGGGCCATTTACTTCCTGGTCTCGGCGACATGGCTGTCCGTGAGTGAAATGCGGCGGAAGGTTTCCTGA
- a CDS encoding cytochrome b/b6 domain-containing protein produces MKHTTIHPVWVRIFHWINAAAVIVMCLSGWQVYEASPIFRAIRFPQSITLGGWLGGALLWHFAVMWILVANFAAYLILGVITGRLRKKFFPLGLRAIATDLVAALRGKLGHADLSQYNAVQKFAYLVVITDIVLVVLSGLAIWKPVQLPLLRTLMGGFDNARIVHFVAMSVLVGFFTIHVVMVALVPRSLLTMIRGR; encoded by the coding sequence TTGAAGCACACAACGATACATCCCGTATGGGTCCGCATCTTCCACTGGATCAATGCGGCCGCTGTCATCGTTATGTGCCTGAGCGGCTGGCAAGTGTACGAGGCGTCGCCCATCTTCAGGGCGATCCGCTTTCCGCAGTCCATCACGCTGGGCGGCTGGCTAGGTGGTGCGCTGCTTTGGCACTTCGCGGTCATGTGGATACTGGTCGCAAACTTTGCCGCCTATCTGATCCTCGGCGTTATCACGGGACGCCTGCGCAAAAAATTCTTTCCCCTCGGCCTTCGCGCGATTGCCACCGACCTGGTGGCCGCGCTGCGCGGCAAGCTCGGTCATGCTGATCTCAGCCAATACAATGCAGTGCAGAAGTTTGCCTATCTCGTCGTGATCACCGACATCGTGCTCGTGGTGTTATCAGGCCTGGCTATCTGGAAGCCGGTTCAGTTACCGCTCCTCCGTACCTTGATGGGAGGCTTTGACAACGCCCGCATCGTCCACTTTGTCGCGATGAGCGTGCTGGTCGGCTTCTTCACGATACACGTCGTGATGGTTGCGCTGGTGCCGCGATCCTTGCTCACCATGATTCGGGGCCGCTAA
- a CDS encoding molybdopterin-dependent oxidoreductase: MTSRKSVQRPDAASIIKDAEKELQSSARRLFGKRILTLGGLALLSGCDLTNDRSVNTMLRRMSSFNDSAQALLFDPRNLAPTYPESMITRPFPFNAYYDIDQVPEVDTRTYRLELSGLVKGKRVWMLDELHALPQQSQVTRHICIEGWSAIGKWGGVRFADFLRLAGADTTAKYVALHCADNYWTSIDMPTALHPQTLLTLTYDGSILPAKYGFPMKLRMPTKLGYKNPKHIVAISVTNEFPGGYWENQGYNWFGGS, translated from the coding sequence ATGACTTCACGAAAATCCGTACAGCGACCCGACGCCGCATCCATCATCAAGGATGCAGAAAAGGAGCTCCAATCGTCCGCGCGCCGCCTGTTCGGCAAACGAATCCTGACCCTGGGCGGACTCGCGCTGCTGTCGGGCTGCGATCTGACGAACGACAGATCGGTCAACACCATGCTGCGCAGAATGTCTTCATTCAACGATAGCGCGCAAGCCCTGCTGTTCGATCCGCGCAACCTGGCCCCGACCTATCCGGAATCGATGATCACGCGGCCATTCCCGTTCAATGCTTACTATGACATCGACCAGGTGCCGGAGGTCGACACACGCACCTACCGCCTCGAACTCAGTGGTCTCGTCAAAGGCAAACGCGTCTGGATGCTCGACGAACTGCATGCATTGCCGCAGCAGAGCCAGGTGACGCGGCATATCTGCATCGAAGGCTGGAGCGCGATCGGCAAATGGGGCGGCGTGCGATTCGCCGACTTTCTCCGGCTGGCCGGCGCCGATACAACCGCAAAATATGTCGCGCTCCACTGCGCTGACAACTACTGGACGAGTATCGACATGCCGACGGCGTTGCATCCGCAGACGCTGCTCACGCTGACTTATGACGGCAGCATTCTGCCCGCGAAGTATGGCTTCCCCATGAAGCTTCGCATGCCCACCAAGCTCGGCTACAAGAACCCGAAGCACATCGTCGCCATCTCCGTCACCAACGAATTCCCCGGCGGCTATTGGGAAAACCAGGGCTACAACTGGTTCGGTGGATCCTGA